A single region of the Pseudomonas mandelii genome encodes:
- the nahK gene encoding hybrid sensor histidine kinase/response regulator NahK/ErcS', protein MPEAGPLDIVELQAQLASLRHDNHKLQRINGALIERIESGVTRGNDPYAAFQHSVVLAEQVRERTDALNQAMAELKSGNHLLSEARLRAETAHQHLIDAIESISDAFVLFDAEQRIVLFNSRFKAFWDNSRVRINAGMRLVEVKRLMSATGLFTEEPRGHADENLIYRLQDGRWLQVSERPTQEGGRVILFTDITDVKLSETVRREQAVAQKSHLLQRAVDNLSQGVAMVNAEGILELWNRRFLELSGLAPVAAHRPFAEVIGDSELTLLTPASRDANGRHVQECEQRLYDGRVLEIRTHPLPTGGFVNTFTDITERYQHAEALSESERWIRLITDHVPALIAYLNADLVYEFTNKVYEEWYCWPRGVMLGQSLREVHSAQHYQRLEAYVARALAGESVTFEFAETNINNQERYMLRSYVPNRLATGEVVGIFVLIRDITERRRTAEALHQAYQNLELRVRERTTELTTLNDQLLREIDERRRVESRLREAKLEAEQANLSKTKFLAAVSHDLLQPLNAARLFTSALLERREPVANAILVRNVSNSLEDVENLLGTLVDISKLDAGVIKADIAPFALSELLENLAAEYTQVARNEGLELHFIPCSALVRSDIQLLARILRNLLSNAIRYTYSGRVVLGCRRHHQRLTIEVWDSGMGIAENRLEEIFQEFKRGDVQRPDQDRGLGLGLAIVEKIAGILGHRVHVRSWPGKGSMFSVEVPLSATAPKAQPALLMSEPMLERLRGARVWVLDNDAAICAGMRTLLEGWGCRVVTALSEQDLARQVDNYHEEADLLIADYHLDDEQNGVDAVARINARRGSAIPAMMITANYSNELKQQIRELGHTLMHKPVRPMKLKTAMSHLLGPSR, encoded by the coding sequence TTGCCCGAGGCCGGTCCCCTGGACATCGTTGAGCTGCAGGCGCAGCTCGCCAGCCTGCGCCACGACAACCATAAACTGCAGCGCATCAACGGCGCGCTGATCGAGCGGATCGAATCCGGCGTCACGCGCGGCAATGATCCCTACGCGGCGTTCCAGCATTCGGTGGTGCTAGCCGAGCAGGTGCGTGAGCGGACCGATGCCTTGAACCAGGCCATGGCCGAGCTCAAGTCGGGCAATCACTTGCTCAGCGAAGCGCGCCTGCGGGCGGAAACCGCGCATCAGCATCTGATCGATGCCATCGAGAGCATTTCCGATGCCTTTGTGCTGTTCGATGCCGAGCAGCGCATCGTTTTGTTCAACAGCCGTTTCAAGGCGTTCTGGGACAACAGCCGGGTGCGGATCAACGCCGGCATGCGCCTGGTCGAGGTGAAACGGCTGATGTCCGCCACCGGGTTGTTCACGGAAGAACCCCGTGGGCATGCCGACGAAAACCTGATCTATCGCTTGCAGGACGGCCGCTGGCTGCAAGTCAGCGAACGGCCCACGCAGGAAGGTGGGCGGGTGATCCTGTTCACCGACATTACTGACGTCAAACTCAGCGAAACCGTGCGCCGCGAGCAAGCCGTGGCGCAGAAATCGCACTTGCTGCAACGGGCGGTCGACAACCTGTCCCAAGGCGTGGCCATGGTCAATGCCGAAGGCATCCTGGAACTGTGGAACCGGCGCTTCCTCGAACTGAGCGGGCTCGCCCCGGTGGCGGCCCATCGGCCGTTTGCCGAAGTGATCGGCGACAGCGAGTTGACCCTGCTGACCCCGGCCAGTCGCGATGCCAACGGGCGGCACGTGCAGGAATGCGAGCAACGTCTTTACGATGGCCGGGTGCTGGAAATCCGCACGCATCCGTTGCCCACCGGTGGCTTCGTCAATACCTTCACCGACATCACCGAACGTTACCAGCACGCCGAAGCCCTCAGCGAAAGCGAGCGCTGGATTCGCCTGATCACCGACCATGTCCCCGCGTTGATCGCCTACCTCAATGCCGATCTGGTCTACGAATTCACCAACAAGGTCTACGAAGAATGGTACTGCTGGCCTCGCGGCGTGATGCTCGGGCAGAGCCTGCGCGAAGTTCACAGCGCGCAGCATTACCAGCGCCTCGAGGCCTACGTGGCCAGGGCCTTGGCCGGTGAGAGCGTGACGTTCGAATTTGCCGAAACCAACATCAACAATCAGGAGCGCTACATGCTGCGCTCCTACGTGCCCAATCGCCTGGCCACCGGGGAAGTGGTGGGGATCTTCGTGTTGATCCGTGACATCACCGAGCGCCGCCGCACGGCCGAGGCGCTGCACCAGGCTTATCAGAATCTTGAGTTGCGGGTACGCGAACGGACCACCGAACTGACCACCCTCAATGACCAATTGCTGCGTGAAATCGACGAGCGCCGGCGCGTGGAATCGCGTTTGCGCGAGGCCAAACTTGAGGCGGAGCAGGCCAACCTGTCAAAAACCAAGTTTCTCGCCGCCGTGAGTCACGACCTGCTGCAACCGCTCAACGCGGCTCGGCTATTCACCAGCGCTTTGCTGGAACGTCGCGAGCCGGTGGCCAATGCGATTTTGGTGCGCAATGTCAGCAATTCGCTGGAGGACGTGGAAAACCTGCTAGGCACGCTGGTGGATATTTCCAAACTGGATGCCGGGGTGATCAAAGCCGACATCGCGCCGTTCGCCCTGAGCGAGCTGCTGGAAAACCTCGCGGCCGAGTACACACAGGTGGCCCGCAATGAAGGGCTGGAGCTGCATTTCATCCCGTGTTCGGCGCTGGTGCGCAGCGACATTCAGTTGCTGGCGCGGATCCTGCGCAATCTGCTGAGCAACGCCATTCGTTATACCTACAGCGGTCGGGTGGTGCTCGGATGTCGGCGTCATCATCAGCGGTTGACGATCGAGGTGTGGGACAGCGGGATGGGCATTGCCGAAAATCGACTGGAAGAGATTTTCCAGGAGTTCAAACGGGGCGATGTGCAGCGTCCGGATCAGGACCGTGGGTTGGGGCTGGGGCTGGCCATCGTCGAGAAGATTGCCGGGATTCTCGGTCATCGCGTTCATGTGCGTTCGTGGCCGGGCAAGGGCTCGATGTTTTCCGTCGAGGTGCCATTGAGCGCCACGGCTCCGAAGGCTCAGCCAGCGTTGTTGATGAGTGAGCCGATGCTTGAGCGTCTGCGCGGAGCGCGGGTGTGGGTGCTGGATAACGACGCGGCGATTTGCGCTGGCATGCGCACGTTGCTGGAAGGGTGGGGGTGTCGGGTGGTCACGGCACTGTCGGAGCAGGACCTGGCGCGGCAGGTGGACAACTACCACGAAGAAGCCGACTTGCTGATCGCCGACTATCACCTCGATGACGAGCAGAACGGCGTCGATGCCGTGGCCCGGATCAACGCCCGGCGCGGTTCAGCGATCCCGGCGATGATGATTACCGCCAACTACAGCAATGAGCTCAAGCAGCAGATTCGCGAGTTGGGGCATACGTTGATGCATAAGCCTGTACGGCCGATGAAGCTGAAAACGGCAATGAGTCATTTGCTTGGCCCATCCCGTTAG
- the nosP gene encoding nitric oxide-sensing protein NosP, protein MQQVQSEGVVSGMSQATDAQQVAQELARQLLHPHLGFVLFFCSAEYDLQALGQALHLSFGGIRLVGCTSAGEITPLGYGRNCVTAVGFDHRHFSIDAELISEMERFSLIDAQQMVERLASGCRSNTLAPIKGNSFALTLLDGLSSREEMVLAALSAALGDIPHFGGSAGDDNYLTHTHVYFGGEFHSGAAVVVLVNTWLDFEVFTTHHILPRAEKLVVTGADSASRRVFELNAEPAAEEYARHIGVPVAELDHRVFAAHPLAVRINDQYYVRAIQQVHPDLSLSFYCAVENGIVLTVMTPGPMLPNLQTLFEGLQERLGDLLLTIGCDCFLRRLELEDGGSLEQIGTFLRDQRVMGFNTYGEQFNGMHINQTFTGVAIARGRSPGHR, encoded by the coding sequence ATGCAGCAGGTCCAGAGTGAAGGGGTGGTCAGCGGCATGTCCCAGGCCACCGATGCCCAACAAGTGGCTCAGGAGCTCGCGCGGCAGTTATTGCACCCGCATCTGGGCTTCGTGTTGTTCTTCTGCTCCGCCGAGTACGATTTGCAGGCGCTGGGCCAGGCCTTGCATCTGAGCTTCGGCGGCATTCGCCTGGTCGGCTGCACCAGCGCCGGGGAGATCACGCCCCTGGGCTACGGCCGCAATTGCGTGACGGCGGTGGGGTTCGACCATCGGCATTTTTCCATCGACGCCGAACTGATCAGCGAGATGGAGCGCTTCAGCCTGATCGACGCCCAGCAAATGGTCGAGCGCCTGGCCAGCGGCTGTCGCAGCAACACCCTGGCGCCGATCAAAGGCAACAGCTTTGCCCTGACCTTGCTCGATGGTCTTTCCAGCCGCGAAGAAATGGTCCTCGCTGCGTTGAGCGCGGCGTTGGGCGACATCCCGCATTTCGGCGGTTCGGCCGGCGATGACAACTACCTGACCCACACCCACGTCTATTTCGGCGGCGAGTTTCACAGCGGCGCGGCGGTGGTGGTGCTGGTCAACACCTGGCTGGATTTCGAGGTGTTCACCACGCACCACATCTTGCCGAGGGCGGAGAAACTGGTGGTCACCGGAGCCGACAGCGCCTCGCGCCGGGTCTTTGAACTGAATGCCGAGCCGGCTGCCGAGGAGTACGCCCGACACATCGGCGTGCCGGTGGCCGAACTCGATCACCGGGTCTTCGCCGCTCACCCCTTGGCGGTGCGGATCAACGATCAGTATTACGTGCGGGCGATCCAGCAGGTTCATCCAGACCTGAGCCTGAGTTTCTACTGTGCCGTGGAAAACGGCATCGTCCTCACCGTCATGACCCCCGGCCCGATGCTGCCGAATCTGCAAACCTTGTTCGAAGGCTTGCAGGAGCGCCTCGGCGATCTGTTACTGACCATCGGCTGTGACTGTTTTCTCAGGCGTCTGGAGCTGGAAGACGGCGGCAGCCTGGAGCAGATCGGAACGTTTTTGCGCGACCAACGGGTGATGGGTTTCAACACCTACGGAGAACAGTTCAATGGCATGCACATCAACCAGACCTTCACCGGGGTTGCCATTGCCCGAGGCCGGTCCCCTGGACATCGTTGA
- a CDS encoding PQQ-dependent catabolism-associated CXXCW motif protein — protein sequence MPRAQRRLLRPSLAALSLSLLLGAAHADTPLFSADGYRINLYRSPTPNQLQGAAIVDTAALQTLLTQTPRPVLIDVYRRQWLQGRFIEDQPHENLPGSHWLANTGDGDLTADWQGYFARNLNALTAGDLAQPLVFYCRSDCWLSWNAVKRAAAMGYKTLYWYRDGLDAWQAANLPVEPARPEPFP from the coding sequence ATGCCACGTGCCCAACGTCGTCTGTTGCGCCCTTCCCTTGCTGCGCTGTCGCTGAGCCTGCTGCTGGGCGCCGCGCACGCCGATACACCGCTGTTCTCCGCCGACGGCTATCGCATCAACCTCTATCGCAGCCCGACCCCGAATCAGCTTCAAGGCGCGGCCATCGTCGACACCGCCGCCCTGCAAACCCTGCTCACCCAGACACCGCGTCCGGTGTTGATCGACGTTTATCGCCGCCAATGGCTGCAAGGACGATTCATCGAAGACCAGCCCCACGAGAACCTGCCCGGCAGCCATTGGCTGGCCAATACCGGCGACGGCGACCTCACAGCTGACTGGCAGGGCTATTTTGCGCGTAACCTGAACGCATTGACCGCAGGAGACTTGGCGCAACCGCTGGTCTTCTACTGCCGCTCCGACTGCTGGCTGAGCTGGAATGCGGTAAAACGCGCCGCGGCCATGGGCTATAAGACACTGTATTGGTACCGCGACGGCCTGGACGCCTGGCAAGCCGCCAACCTGCCCGTTGAACCGGCCCGGCCCGAGCCCTTCCCCTGA
- a CDS encoding ABC transporter ATP-binding protein has translation MNALEVSELSFAYGAREALRQVNFSLAPGRFAALLGPNGAGKSTLIALLTRLYDLQRGDIRVGGCSLRNAARPALKQLGVVFQQSTLDLDLSVEQNLRYHAALHGMSRRQTGLRVNAELARQALTERRRERVRELNGGHRRRVEIARALLHEPRLLLLDEASVGLDPASRLALNQHIRDLCREQHISVLWTTHLLDEVQPSDDLLILHQGRLVASGQADALSQAHGGDLGSAFTRLTTSGAAR, from the coding sequence ATGAACGCACTGGAAGTCAGCGAACTGAGCTTCGCCTATGGCGCGCGGGAGGCGTTGCGGCAGGTGAATTTCAGCCTGGCGCCCGGGCGTTTCGCGGCGTTGCTGGGGCCGAACGGCGCGGGCAAATCGACGCTGATTGCCCTGCTCACCCGGCTCTATGATTTGCAGCGTGGGGACATCCGGGTCGGCGGCTGCTCCTTGCGCAACGCGGCGCGTCCGGCGCTCAAGCAATTGGGCGTGGTGTTCCAGCAAAGCACGCTGGACCTGGACCTCAGTGTCGAGCAGAACCTGCGTTATCACGCCGCGCTGCATGGCATGTCCCGGCGCCAGACCGGCCTGCGGGTCAACGCCGAACTGGCGCGGCAGGCGCTGACCGAACGCCGTCGCGAGCGGGTGCGTGAACTCAATGGCGGTCACCGGCGCCGGGTGGAAATCGCCCGCGCCTTGCTGCATGAGCCACGGCTGTTGCTGCTCGACGAGGCCAGTGTCGGCCTCGATCCGGCCAGCCGGCTGGCGCTCAATCAACACATTCGCGACCTGTGTCGCGAGCAGCACATCAGCGTGCTCTGGACCACCCACTTGCTGGATGAAGTGCAGCCGAGCGATGACTTGCTGATTCTTCATCAGGGCCGTCTGGTGGCCAGCGGGCAGGCTGATGCCTTGAGCCAGGCGCATGGCGGCGACCTCGGTTCGGCCTTCACTCGCCTCACGACATCAGGAGCCGCGAGATGA
- a CDS encoding response regulator transcription factor, giving the protein MYKILIADDHPLFREAIHNVISDGFPGSEVMETADLDSALLLTQEHDDLDLILLDLNMPGMHGLNGLINLRNEAPTIPVVIVSAEQDKQIVLQAITYGAVGFITKSSPRVQMTEAIQQILNGNVYLPPDIIRTQKSGTHRRMNDNPSFPPELLQALTRKQLLVLERMTKGESNKQIAYTLEIAETTVKAHVSAILRKLNVHNRVQAILSAGDIDFGSYLRR; this is encoded by the coding sequence ATGTACAAAATTCTGATTGCCGACGATCACCCGCTGTTTCGCGAAGCCATTCATAACGTCATCAGCGATGGTTTTCCGGGCAGCGAGGTGATGGAAACCGCCGATCTCGACAGTGCCCTGCTGCTGACTCAGGAGCACGACGACCTGGACCTGATCCTGCTCGACCTGAACATGCCGGGCATGCACGGCCTCAATGGCCTGATCAACCTGCGCAACGAGGCGCCGACCATTCCGGTGGTGATTGTTTCAGCCGAGCAGGACAAGCAGATCGTGCTGCAAGCCATCACCTATGGCGCAGTGGGTTTCATCACCAAATCCTCGCCCCGGGTGCAGATGACCGAGGCCATCCAGCAGATTCTCAATGGCAATGTGTACTTGCCGCCGGACATCATTCGCACACAAAAGTCAGGCACCCATCGGCGCATGAATGACAACCCGAGCTTCCCGCCCGAACTGCTCCAGGCGCTGACCCGCAAGCAGTTGCTGGTGCTGGAACGCATGACCAAGGGTGAATCGAACAAGCAGATCGCCTACACCCTGGAAATCGCCGAAACCACAGTCAAGGCGCATGTCTCGGCGATCTTGCGCAAACTCAATGTGCACAACCGGGTGCAAGCGATTCTGAGTGCTGGGGATATTGATTTCGGGTCTTATCTGCGGCGCTGA
- a CDS encoding sulfite exporter TauE/SafE family protein — MLLAGFFGVVMGLVLGLTGAGGGILAVPALVLGLGLTMTQAAPVALFAVGSAAAVGAIDGLRHGLVRYRAALLIALLGAIFSPVGIYLAHQLPEKILMILFSLLMVMVAWRMLRRERQEEGPSDHGHANWGQKNCMLDQQTGRFSWTAKCTATLAALGAVTGVVSGLLGVGGGFLIVPAFKQLTDVQMRGIVATSLMVISLISAIGVIGAFHAGVRIDALGVAFIVASVVGMIAGRQLSARVPARALQIGFASVCVVVAAYMLFRAAT; from the coding sequence ATGCTGTTGGCAGGTTTTTTTGGCGTGGTGATGGGCCTCGTCCTGGGATTGACCGGGGCAGGGGGCGGCATTCTTGCGGTGCCGGCCTTGGTGCTGGGGCTGGGATTGACCATGACCCAGGCTGCGCCGGTGGCGTTGTTTGCGGTGGGCAGCGCGGCAGCGGTCGGGGCCATTGATGGTTTGCGCCATGGCCTGGTGCGCTATCGCGCGGCGTTGCTGATCGCACTGCTGGGGGCGATTTTTTCGCCGGTCGGCATCTACCTCGCCCATCAGTTGCCGGAAAAAATCCTGATGATTCTGTTCAGTCTGCTGATGGTCATGGTGGCCTGGCGGATGCTGCGTCGCGAGCGCCAGGAAGAAGGACCGAGCGACCACGGCCACGCCAACTGGGGTCAGAAGAACTGCATGCTCGATCAGCAGACCGGGCGTTTTTCCTGGACCGCCAAATGCACCGCGACCCTCGCGGCATTGGGCGCGGTGACCGGCGTTGTTTCCGGGTTGCTCGGGGTCGGTGGCGGCTTCTTGATTGTCCCTGCCTTCAAGCAACTGACCGATGTGCAGATGCGCGGCATCGTCGCCACCTCCTTGATGGTGATCAGCCTGATTTCCGCCATCGGTGTGATCGGGGCGTTTCATGCCGGGGTCAGGATCGACGCATTGGGTGTGGCGTTCATTGTTGCCAGCGTGGTCGGCATGATCGCTGGCCGACAACTGAGCGCGCGCGTCCCGGCCCGGGCCCTGCAAATCGGTTTTGCCAGCGTGTGTGTCGTGGTCGCGGCCTACATGCTGTTCAGAGCGGCGACCTAG
- a CDS encoding MBL fold metallo-hydrolase encodes MPALIEAFLDPASSTYSYVIHEGAGSQCAIVDPVLDYDPAAGRTATTQADKIIAFVRKHQLQVQWLLETHAHADHLSAAPYLRRELGGKITIGQSISKVQGVFKALFNLEPTFRSDGSQFDHLFAPDESFMIGHLKATALHVPGHTPADMAYLIDGDVILVGDTLFMPDVGTARCDFPGGNAHQMFASIQKLLAFPASVRLYVCHDYPPEGRESRCMTTVGEQRKSNIHVHDGIDEAAFVAMRTQRDAGLGMPTLLLPAIQVNVRAGNMPPAEDNGSVYLKIPINKL; translated from the coding sequence ATGCCTGCCTTGATTGAAGCTTTTTTAGACCCTGCCTCCTCGACCTACAGCTACGTGATTCATGAAGGTGCTGGCAGTCAATGCGCCATCGTCGACCCGGTCCTCGACTACGACCCCGCCGCCGGTCGCACCGCCACCACCCAGGCGGACAAAATCATCGCCTTCGTTCGCAAGCATCAACTGCAAGTGCAATGGCTGCTGGAAACCCACGCCCATGCCGATCACCTGTCCGCCGCACCGTATCTGCGTCGCGAGCTGGGCGGGAAAATCACCATCGGCCAGTCGATCAGCAAGGTCCAGGGCGTGTTCAAGGCCCTGTTCAACCTTGAGCCGACATTTCGCAGTGACGGTTCGCAATTCGACCACCTGTTCGCCCCGGACGAATCATTCATGATCGGCCACCTCAAGGCCACGGCCCTGCATGTGCCCGGCCACACCCCGGCGGACATGGCCTATTTGATCGACGGTGACGTGATTCTGGTAGGCGATACTTTGTTCATGCCAGACGTGGGCACGGCCCGTTGCGACTTCCCCGGCGGCAATGCCCACCAGATGTTCGCCTCGATCCAAAAACTGCTGGCCTTCCCCGCCAGTGTCCGGCTCTACGTCTGCCACGACTACCCACCCGAAGGCCGCGAATCCCGCTGCATGACCACGGTCGGCGAGCAACGCAAAAGCAATATCCACGTCCATGACGGCATCGACGAAGCGGCGTTCGTCGCCATGCGCACCCAGCGTGATGCCGGGCTGGGCATGCCAACGCTGTTGCTGCCGGCGATTCAGGTGAATGTGCGGGCGGGGAATATGCCGCCGGCGGAGGACAATGGCTCCGTATATCTAAAAATTCCGATCAATAAGCTTTGA
- a CDS encoding ABC transporter permease → MNAYWQCFSGIVLREWLRFVLQRTRFLSALVRPLLWLLVFAAGFRAALGIAIIEPYDTYIPYEVYIIPGLACMILLFNGMQGSLSMVYDREMGSMRVLLTSPLPRTFLLCSKLLATSLISLLQVYAFLAIAWVYGVQPPAMGLLIALPALLLVALMLSALGLLLSNAIRQLENFAGVMNFVIFPLFFLSSALYPLWKMRESSEWLYWLCALNPFTHAVELVRFALYERFNPLALAVCMGLTLLFALLAVLTFNPQHAALRKTS, encoded by the coding sequence ATGAATGCGTATTGGCAATGCTTCAGCGGCATCGTGCTGCGTGAATGGCTGCGCTTTGTGTTGCAGCGCACGCGGTTTCTCAGCGCGCTGGTGCGGCCATTGCTGTGGCTGCTGGTGTTCGCCGCCGGTTTTCGCGCGGCCCTCGGGATCGCGATCATTGAGCCCTACGACACCTACATTCCGTATGAGGTCTACATCATCCCGGGGCTGGCCTGCATGATCCTGCTGTTCAACGGCATGCAAGGTTCGCTGTCGATGGTTTACGACCGGGAGATGGGCAGCATGCGCGTGCTGCTGACCAGCCCCCTGCCCCGGACCTTCCTGCTGTGCAGCAAACTGTTGGCCACTTCGCTGATTTCGCTGTTGCAGGTGTATGCCTTTCTGGCGATTGCCTGGGTGTACGGCGTGCAGCCACCGGCCATGGGGCTGTTGATCGCCTTGCCGGCGTTGTTGCTGGTGGCGTTGATGCTCAGTGCGCTGGGCCTGCTGCTGTCCAATGCGATCCGGCAACTGGAGAACTTCGCCGGGGTGATGAATTTCGTGATCTTCCCGCTGTTTTTCCTGTCGTCGGCGTTGTATCCGCTGTGGAAGATGCGCGAATCCAGCGAGTGGCTGTACTGGCTGTGCGCGCTGAACCCGTTTACCCACGCTGTGGAACTGGTGCGGTTTGCCCTGTATGAGCGTTTCAATCCGCTGGCGCTGGCGGTGTGCATGGGGCTGACGCTGCTGTTCGCCCTGCTCGCTGTCCTCACTTTCAACCCGCAACACGCCGCGCTGCGCAAAACCAGCTGA
- a CDS encoding porin, translated as MHNNKNFKHRYLPAFIASLSTLGLSTMAEAEIVLYDKDQTTFSTDGYINAFYVNSDVDRAGDQYDRKQARVKMGYLPNYLGFNMGKQVDDLKLGARASFWVTINDSQTNGTDTAIDVRQFYGTVANPEWGEVLIGKDFGLFARSNILLDEMLAGYGQVSDTLGLVDGGGVSFGNIGTGYPYPFPTSQITYRTPVMEGLRVAVGILDPVDTNDSSPLGKAYQENPRTESEVTYQFDVGGAKIYSWVNGSYQTSDNTDSTVESVTSKGVGYGVQAKMGGLSLTGSGFQAKGINPFFTNNAGEPTLRNVDSDGYLLQGSYKLGKNRLALSYGKTNDDGNGVVGSGADYETRGIALFHDVNDNLKLVAEYNQFEINGHDTSAQNEDTDTFAVGAVLNW; from the coding sequence ATGCACAACAATAAGAACTTCAAGCATCGTTACTTGCCTGCCTTCATCGCCAGCCTCTCGACCCTCGGTTTGAGCACGATGGCCGAGGCCGAGATCGTGCTGTACGACAAGGACCAGACCACGTTCTCAACCGACGGCTACATCAACGCCTTCTACGTGAACAGCGATGTGGACCGTGCAGGCGACCAGTACGACCGGAAACAGGCGCGGGTGAAAATGGGCTATCTGCCCAATTACCTGGGTTTCAACATGGGCAAACAGGTCGATGACCTGAAGCTCGGTGCGCGGGCGTCGTTCTGGGTGACCATCAACGACAGCCAGACCAATGGCACCGACACCGCCATCGACGTGCGGCAGTTCTACGGCACCGTGGCCAATCCGGAATGGGGCGAAGTGTTGATCGGCAAGGACTTCGGCCTGTTCGCCCGCTCCAACATTCTGCTCGATGAAATGCTCGCCGGTTACGGCCAGGTCAGCGATACCCTGGGGTTGGTGGACGGTGGCGGCGTGTCGTTCGGCAATATCGGTACGGGTTACCCGTACCCGTTCCCGACCTCGCAGATCACCTATCGCACCCCGGTGATGGAGGGTTTGCGGGTGGCCGTTGGGATTCTCGACCCGGTGGACACCAACGACAGCAGCCCGTTGGGCAAGGCGTATCAGGAGAATCCGCGTACCGAGAGCGAGGTCACCTATCAGTTTGATGTCGGCGGCGCGAAGATTTACAGCTGGGTCAACGGCAGCTACCAGACGTCGGACAATACCGACTCCACCGTTGAATCGGTCACCTCCAAAGGCGTCGGCTACGGTGTGCAGGCGAAGATGGGCGGGTTGTCGCTGACCGGCTCCGGTTTCCAGGCCAAAGGGATTAACCCGTTCTTCACCAACAACGCCGGCGAACCGACCCTGCGCAACGTCGACAGCGACGGTTACTTGCTGCAAGGCTCGTACAAGCTGGGCAAAAACCGCCTGGCCTTGTCTTACGGCAAGACCAATGACGACGGCAATGGTGTGGTCGGCAGCGGCGCGGACTATGAAACCCGCGGCATTGCGTTGTTCCATGACGTCAACGACAACCTCAAACTCGTGGCCGAGTACAACCAGTTCGAAATCAACGGCCACGACACCAGCGCCCAGAACGAAGACACCGACACTTTTGCGGTGGGGGCGGTGTTGAACTGGTAA